Proteins co-encoded in one Methylobacterium sp. WL1 genomic window:
- a CDS encoding LysR family transcriptional regulator, with protein sequence MVARTETFQGGLDDVRAFCTVVDLGTVTAAAASLRETKGSVSRRLSRLERALGTRLMARTSRAVSPTAEGLAFYAKAHESLALLDEAAETARDARTVPAGHLRMTTSIDFGIEVMPEIVASFRAAYPQITVEMLNTDARLDLAANRIDLALRLGGAEETGYRAVVLATLAVGLYAAPAYLLRRPAPADLAGLHGHDLILSRERLGSGALPLTDGRGQSEQVVMSPAIRVSDFATVHRLTLAGAGIGHIPSLVAARAVAAGQLVRVLAPWASRGGVLRAVTLAGRDLPARVQVFRDHVREALTACGPDAGETDSSDQYNQDL encoded by the coding sequence ATGGTTGCGAGAACGGAAACCTTCCAGGGCGGACTCGACGACGTGCGCGCCTTCTGCACGGTCGTCGATCTCGGCACCGTCACGGCCGCGGCCGCGAGCCTGCGGGAAACCAAGGGCAGCGTCAGCCGTCGCCTCTCCCGGCTGGAACGGGCGCTCGGCACCCGGCTGATGGCCCGAACCTCCCGGGCGGTCTCGCCCACCGCAGAGGGCTTGGCGTTCTACGCCAAGGCCCACGAGAGCCTGGCCCTGCTCGACGAGGCCGCCGAGACCGCCCGCGACGCCCGGACGGTGCCGGCCGGGCACCTGCGGATGACCACCTCCATCGATTTCGGGATCGAGGTGATGCCCGAGATCGTCGCGAGCTTCCGGGCGGCCTATCCGCAGATCACGGTCGAGATGCTGAACACCGATGCCCGCCTCGACCTGGCGGCCAACCGGATCGACCTCGCCCTGCGGCTGGGCGGCGCGGAGGAGACCGGCTACCGGGCGGTCGTCCTGGCGACCCTGGCGGTCGGCCTCTACGCCGCGCCCGCCTACCTGCTGCGCCGCCCCGCGCCGGCCGACCTGGCCGGGCTGCACGGCCACGACCTGATCCTGTCCCGGGAGCGGCTGGGCTCGGGGGCCCTGCCCCTCACCGATGGGCGCGGCCAGTCCGAGCAGGTCGTCATGAGCCCGGCCATCCGGGTCAGCGACTTCGCGACCGTCCACCGCCTGACCCTGGCAGGGGCCGGGATCGGCCATATCCCGAGCCTCGTGGCCGCCCGGGCTGTCGCGGCGGGCCAGCTCGTGCGCGTGCTGGCCCCCTGGGCCAGCCGCGGCGGGGTCCTGCGCGCCGTGACGCTGGCCGGGCGCGACCTGCCGGCACGGGTCCAGGTCTTCCGGGACCATGTACGCGAGGCGCTGACGGCCTGCGGTCCAGATGCTGGGGAGACGGACTCTAGCGATCAATACAATCAAGACTTGTAG
- a CDS encoding YceI family protein: protein MTLRLACLALCLSAALPGAVRPAASAEWAVDPAKSAIRFSGVQVGTPFSGRFERFDARVAFDPAKPEAGRATVLVDLGSARTGDAQRDAALPQRDWFDVTSASHARFEATRFVDKGRGDYEAVGDLTIRGMTRPLTLPFHLALEGDQAHATGHAGLVRTDFGVGQGAWASGQWVALEVGVDIELVATAKPAAGADGH from the coding sequence ATGACGCTGCGTCTCGCGTGCCTCGCCCTGTGCCTGTCGGCCGCCCTCCCGGGGGCCGTGCGGCCGGCCGCCTCCGCCGAGTGGGCGGTGGATCCGGCCAAGAGTGCGATCCGGTTCTCGGGGGTGCAGGTCGGGACCCCGTTCTCGGGACGCTTCGAGCGCTTCGACGCCCGGGTGGCGTTCGACCCTGCCAAGCCCGAGGCCGGCCGCGCCACAGTGCTGGTCGATCTCGGCAGCGCCCGGACCGGCGATGCCCAGCGCGACGCGGCTCTGCCGCAGAGGGACTGGTTCGACGTGACCAGCGCCAGCCACGCGCGCTTCGAGGCCACCCGCTTCGTCGACAAGGGCCGGGGCGACTACGAGGCGGTCGGCGACCTGACCATCCGGGGCATGACGCGTCCGCTGACTCTGCCTTTCCACCTGGCGCTCGAAGGGGACCAAGCGCATGCGACCGGGCATGCCGGCCTCGTCCGCACCGATTTCGGCGTCGGCCAGGGCGCCTGGGCCTCCGGACAATGGGTCGCCCTTGAGGTCGGGGTCGATATCGAGCTGGTCGCCACGGCAAAGCCCGCCGCTGGGGCCGACGGGCACTGA
- a CDS encoding YceI family protein, whose product MKSILASGLLAVLVATPVLVATPVLVATPVLAQTPPTRDPAQIQAGTYAVDPNHTQVGWRVSHMGFSNYAGGFSDVSGTLDLQPKNPAAAKLSIKIPVASVTTTSAKLTDELKGDQWLDAGKFPEMTFVSTKVTPEGKDKAKVAGNLTLHGVTKPVTLDVTLVGAGVNPLSKKVTVGFDATGTVKRSEFGVKTYLPLIGDDLHLTIAGAFERQD is encoded by the coding sequence TTGAAGTCGATTCTCGCCTCCGGCCTTCTGGCCGTCCTGGTCGCCACCCCGGTCCTGGTCGCCACTCCGGTCCTGGTCGCCACCCCGGTCCTGGCCCAGACCCCGCCGACCCGTGACCCGGCCCAGATCCAGGCCGGCACCTACGCGGTCGATCCCAACCACACCCAGGTCGGCTGGCGGGTCTCCCATATGGGCTTCTCGAACTATGCCGGCGGCTTCTCGGACGTGTCCGGGACCCTCGATCTGCAGCCCAAGAACCCGGCGGCCGCGAAGCTGTCGATCAAGATCCCGGTCGCCTCGGTGACCACGACCAGCGCCAAGCTCACGGACGAGCTGAAGGGCGACCAGTGGCTCGACGCGGGCAAGTTCCCCGAGATGACCTTCGTGTCCACCAAGGTCACGCCCGAGGGCAAGGACAAGGCGAAGGTGGCCGGCAACCTCACGCTGCACGGCGTGACCAAGCCGGTGACGCTGGACGTCACCCTGGTCGGGGCCGGCGTGAACCCGCTGAGCAAGAAGGTCACGGTCGGGTTCGACGCCACCGGCACGGTCAAGCGCTCCGAGTTCGGGGTGAAGACCTACCTGCCGCTCATCGGCGACGACCTGCACCTGACCATCGCGGGCGCCTTCGAGCGTCAGGACTGA
- a CDS encoding cytochrome b produces the protein MAWVASARRYSAVAILLHWASALGVLALIGMGLTMTHAGLAPMRLFPLYQWHKSVGITVLVLTGLRLAWRLFHRPPPHPAGMPARERRAAGAAHAILYGLLIGLPLTGWAVVSLSPFNIPTVLYGLVPWPHLPLAPLLTDPAGAEGAVKLLHAYGAWFLTALLVLHVAAALRHHLILRDGVLARMLPGRAAALPPETLDSTR, from the coding sequence ATGGCATGGGTCGCATCGGCGCGGCGCTACTCCGCGGTGGCCATCCTGCTGCACTGGGCGAGCGCGCTGGGCGTGCTCGCCCTGATCGGCATGGGCCTGACCATGACGCATGCCGGGCTGGCGCCGATGCGCCTGTTCCCGCTCTACCAGTGGCACAAGTCGGTCGGGATCACCGTGCTGGTCCTGACCGGCCTGCGCCTCGCCTGGCGGCTGTTCCACCGGCCGCCCCCGCACCCGGCGGGCATGCCGGCCCGCGAGCGCCGGGCGGCGGGAGCGGCCCATGCCATCCTGTACGGGCTCCTGATCGGGCTGCCGCTCACCGGCTGGGCGGTGGTCTCGCTCTCGCCGTTCAACATCCCGACGGTGCTGTACGGGCTCGTACCCTGGCCGCACCTGCCGCTGGCCCCGCTGCTGACCGACCCGGCGGGGGCGGAGGGGGCCGTCAAGCTGCTGCACGCCTACGGGGCGTGGTTCCTGACGGCGTTGCTCGTGCTGCACGTGGCGGCCGCGCTGCGCCACCATCTCATCCTGCGGGACGGCGTACTGGCACGGATGCTGCCGGGCCGCGCCGCCGCGCTGCCTCCCGAAACCCTGGACTCGACCCGATGA